A region from the Citrobacter telavivensis genome encodes:
- a CDS encoding N-acetyltransferase, whose translation MIQIQKVMNKHDLNTFISFPSSLYGADDCWIAPLNFERAEHLSAKNPGSEHINWQAWIAKKEGRVVGRITAQIDTLHRRLYGDDTGHFGMIDAIDDPEVFSALFAAAETWLKSVGARKITGPFSLNINQESGLLVDGFGTPPCALMPHGKPYYGSRVEQLGYTKGIDLLAYWMQRTDLFFSPSLVRLMDQVREKVTIRSINRKQFSEEMQILREIFNSGWQHNWGFVPFTEHEFAAMGEQLKFLVPDDMIHIAEIDSIPCAFIVGLPNINEAIADLNGRLLPFGWAKLLWRLKVSGVRTARVPLMGVRQEYQFSRIGPVIALLLIEALREPFARHHIDAVEMSWILESNSGMRTILERIGGVAYKRYRLYEKQL comes from the coding sequence ATGATTCAGATACAAAAAGTCATGAATAAACATGACCTCAACACCTTTATCTCTTTCCCTTCTTCACTCTATGGCGCTGACGACTGCTGGATCGCCCCCTTGAATTTTGAACGCGCAGAGCATCTGTCTGCAAAAAATCCGGGGTCAGAACATATCAACTGGCAGGCATGGATCGCAAAAAAAGAGGGACGGGTGGTCGGGCGAATAACCGCGCAGATTGATACCTTACATCGCAGACTGTACGGCGATGACACCGGTCATTTTGGCATGATCGACGCCATCGACGATCCTGAGGTCTTTAGCGCGCTGTTTGCTGCCGCCGAAACATGGCTGAAATCCGTCGGGGCGCGAAAGATAACGGGCCCTTTTAGCCTGAACATTAACCAGGAAAGCGGCCTGCTGGTTGATGGCTTCGGGACGCCCCCCTGCGCACTGATGCCGCACGGTAAGCCCTATTATGGCTCCCGGGTCGAACAACTGGGGTACACCAAAGGAATCGATCTACTGGCTTACTGGATGCAGCGGACAGATTTATTCTTCTCGCCATCGCTGGTCCGACTGATGGATCAGGTGCGTGAAAAGGTGACCATCCGCAGCATTAATCGCAAGCAATTCAGTGAAGAGATGCAGATTCTGCGGGAAATTTTTAACTCAGGATGGCAGCACAACTGGGGATTTGTCCCCTTCACAGAACACGAATTCGCCGCCATGGGCGAGCAGCTCAAGTTCCTTGTACCGGACGATATGATTCACATCGCTGAGATAGATTCTATCCCCTGTGCCTTTATCGTTGGCCTGCCAAATATTAATGAGGCTATCGCCGATCTCAATGGTCGGCTGTTGCCGTTCGGCTGGGCCAAACTGCTCTGGCGGTTGAAAGTGAGCGGTGTCCGTACCGCGCGGGTGCCTCTGATGGGTGTACGCCAGGAGTATCAGTTCAGTCGTATTGGCCCGGTCATAGCTCTGCTGTTAATTGAGGCATTACGTGAACCGTTTGCCAGACACCATATCGACGCAGTAGAGATGTCCTGGATTCTGGAATCTAATAGCGGAATGCGCACGATCCTGGAACGCATCGGCGGGGTTGCCTATAAGCGCTATCGCCTGTACGAAAAACAGCTCTGA
- the deoC gene encoding deoxyribose-phosphate aldolase, giving the protein MIDFNDPRQVAKAIQFTNVNPDLTRESLIQHLNICMEYQFDAAMIAPCWVSLAKEVLKGTGVRVATTVNFPQANDTTAMKVAVVRELAKEGADEFDFPPNPGFLLGGEDELYFRELKEVTHVAHDLGMKVKAMLEFGFITEEAMKIKATRYAYEAGIDWVKQSSGWGKGGCAATVEDVQLLKAHIQAPCRVKVSGKVNTIEKMKEMFVAGAELVGTSSGPELVKGLVGDINAY; this is encoded by the coding sequence ATGATCGATTTTAATGACCCACGCCAGGTTGCCAAGGCTATTCAATTCACGAACGTCAATCCTGATTTAACCCGGGAAAGTCTGATCCAGCACCTGAATATCTGCATGGAATATCAGTTTGATGCCGCAATGATTGCCCCCTGCTGGGTCTCCCTTGCTAAAGAAGTACTGAAAGGTACAGGGGTTCGTGTCGCCACAACCGTGAACTTTCCGCAGGCTAACGACACGACAGCCATGAAAGTGGCCGTCGTACGAGAATTGGCAAAAGAAGGTGCCGATGAGTTTGATTTCCCACCAAATCCAGGTTTTCTGCTGGGGGGCGAGGATGAACTGTATTTCCGGGAACTGAAGGAAGTCACCCATGTTGCGCATGACCTGGGAATGAAAGTCAAAGCCATGCTGGAATTTGGTTTCATCACCGAGGAGGCGATGAAAATCAAAGCCACCCGTTATGCCTATGAAGCCGGTATTGACTGGGTGAAACAGTCAAGCGGCTGGGGCAAAGGCGGTTGTGCCGCGACGGTAGAAGATGTGCAACTTCTCAAAGCTCATATCCAGGCACCTTGTCGGGTCAAAGTCTCCGGTAAAGTGAATACGATTGAGAAAATGAAAGAGATGTTCGTAGCAGGTGCTGAATTAGTCGGGACCAGCTCCGGTCCTGAACTGGTCAAAGGACTGGTAGGCGACATTAACGCTTATTAA
- a CDS encoding ribokinase, translating to MMSVFILGSYAKALVMTAERIPLAGETLIGHNFRQTWGGKGSDMAVQAARLGADVAYSGVVGNDTFGNEFIELMQEEGINIDALTLTTELPTGAGLIIKDKEGRNVIVVDMGANKLFTPALVDNALLQLKNSHVVLTQLEIPLETALYGLRKAKALGKTTLLNPAPARDLRGLDLSAVDFLTPNETEARVALGLAPDDPLSNREVADRLLETGCRYVVMTLGEAGAAVFTSDTALEIPPCLVEVVDSNGAGDSFNAALAVALDEGKPVNEAVLFANATAALCCSDWETVPSYKYRSDVDTWMQFNLSRRNS from the coding sequence GTGATGAGTGTATTTATTCTCGGTAGTTACGCAAAGGCGCTGGTCATGACCGCTGAACGTATCCCGCTCGCCGGGGAAACGCTGATCGGACATAACTTTCGCCAGACATGGGGAGGAAAAGGTTCCGATATGGCGGTTCAGGCTGCACGCTTAGGGGCCGATGTCGCCTATAGCGGCGTGGTGGGAAATGACACCTTCGGTAATGAGTTCATCGAACTGATGCAGGAGGAAGGCATCAATATTGATGCGTTGACCCTGACCACCGAGCTGCCCACGGGCGCTGGCCTGATCATTAAGGACAAAGAAGGACGCAATGTCATTGTCGTGGATATGGGCGCCAACAAGCTCTTTACCCCTGCCCTTGTCGATAACGCGCTGCTGCAACTTAAAAATAGCCACGTGGTGTTAACCCAGTTAGAAATTCCTCTCGAAACAGCCCTCTACGGTTTGAGAAAGGCCAAAGCGCTGGGTAAGACAACCCTTCTCAACCCGGCACCTGCCCGAGATCTTCGTGGACTCGATCTGAGCGCGGTTGACTTCCTGACGCCTAATGAAACGGAGGCCCGTGTCGCGCTGGGGCTGGCTCCGGACGATCCGCTCAGTAACCGCGAGGTCGCCGACAGGCTACTGGAAACGGGATGCCGCTATGTTGTGATGACGCTGGGTGAAGCGGGTGCAGCCGTTTTCACCTCTGACACCGCGCTGGAAATACCACCTTGTCTGGTTGAGGTCGTCGATAGTAATGGTGCAGGTGACAGTTTTAACGCTGCCCTCGCTGTCGCGCTTGACGAAGGTAAACCCGTCAACGAAGCGGTTCTGTTCGCCAACGCCACAGCGGCACTCTGCTGCTCTGACTGGGAAACTGTTCCCTCTTATAAATATCGCAGCGATGTCGATACCTGGATGCAATTCAACCTGAGCCGAAGGAATTCCTGA
- a CDS encoding carbohydrate transporter, producing the protein MRPDRILHPELAAALASLGHTDIVLVTDAGFPIPAHANRIDLGFWPGQIDVREILRVLRKELFVEEVHFASEVRDCHPQLYRDVQTIYTGSGAAFFAASHETLCHDIAHQAKLIIRSGSFEPWANFALVASTDPFAWFTDASGVQPLPAYVARRQRIVDNIVPELN; encoded by the coding sequence ATGAGACCCGACAGAATTTTACACCCCGAGCTTGCCGCAGCCTTAGCCTCCTTAGGCCACACCGATATCGTTCTGGTCACCGATGCGGGGTTCCCGATTCCTGCGCACGCGAACCGGATCGACCTGGGTTTCTGGCCTGGTCAGATTGACGTCCGGGAGATCCTGCGCGTGCTACGTAAGGAACTCTTTGTTGAAGAGGTACATTTTGCCAGCGAAGTCCGCGACTGCCACCCGCAGTTGTACCGCGATGTGCAAACGATCTACACCGGTTCTGGCGCGGCGTTTTTCGCTGCGAGCCATGAAACGCTGTGCCACGACATTGCCCATCAGGCGAAGCTAATCATTCGCTCCGGTTCGTTCGAGCCCTGGGCCAACTTCGCCCTTGTCGCCAGCACCGATCCGTTTGCCTGGTTCACTGATGCGTCTGGCGTACAGCCGCTCCCCGCCTATGTTGCGCGACGCCAGCGTATTGTCGACAACATCGTACCGGAACTTAACTGA
- the adhP gene encoding alcohol dehydrogenase AdhP, with protein sequence MKAAVISQAQPGKVEFRHQTVRALASGEALVNVECCGVCHTDLHVVQGDFGPVPGRIPGHEGIGIVSAIADDVTSLKVGDRVSIAWFYEGCGVCEYCVSGRETFCRNVKNAGYSVDGAMAEQCIVKADYAVKVPEGLDPLVASSITCAGVTTYKAAQVSGVRPGQWLAIWGAGGLGNMAIQFARNVFNARVIAIDIQDDKLALARESGAEITLNPGKEDVPARIHELTGGGAHSAIVVAVARSAFNQAVNSVRAGGKVVCVAVPAGELSLNIVKTVLDGIQIVGSLVGTRQDLAEAFLHALAGRVHPIVQPRKLEELNAIFKEMDDGTIQGRMVIDLRTVQRTEE encoded by the coding sequence ATGAAAGCAGCGGTAATCAGTCAGGCACAGCCGGGCAAAGTGGAGTTTCGCCATCAGACCGTTCGGGCGTTAGCCTCCGGCGAAGCGCTGGTCAACGTTGAATGTTGCGGTGTCTGCCACACCGATTTACATGTTGTGCAGGGTGACTTTGGCCCAGTACCGGGGCGTATCCCCGGACACGAAGGCATCGGGATTGTCAGCGCGATTGCCGACGACGTGACCAGCCTGAAAGTGGGCGATCGCGTCAGCATTGCCTGGTTTTACGAGGGTTGTGGCGTATGCGAATACTGTGTCAGCGGGCGGGAGACCTTCTGTCGCAACGTAAAAAATGCCGGTTACAGCGTTGATGGCGCGATGGCCGAGCAATGCATCGTCAAAGCGGACTACGCGGTGAAAGTCCCGGAAGGTCTTGATCCTCTGGTCGCCAGCAGCATTACCTGTGCGGGTGTAACAACCTACAAAGCTGCGCAGGTTTCGGGAGTCCGTCCGGGGCAATGGCTGGCAATCTGGGGCGCGGGCGGTTTAGGCAATATGGCTATCCAGTTTGCCCGCAATGTGTTCAATGCCCGCGTGATCGCCATTGACATTCAGGATGACAAACTGGCGCTGGCCAGAGAAAGCGGCGCAGAAATCACCCTTAACCCCGGTAAAGAGGATGTTCCCGCACGTATTCATGAACTGACGGGCGGTGGTGCGCATTCGGCGATTGTGGTGGCGGTGGCGCGCTCGGCCTTTAATCAGGCAGTTAACAGCGTCAGAGCTGGCGGCAAAGTAGTTTGCGTGGCGGTTCCTGCCGGCGAGCTTTCGCTGAATATCGTCAAGACGGTTCTTGATGGCATCCAGATTGTCGGCAGCCTGGTGGGAACCCGTCAGGATCTGGCGGAAGCCTTCCTGCATGCGCTTGCCGGGCGCGTTCACCCCATCGTACAGCCCCGAAAACTGGAGGAGCTCAATGCCATTTTCAAGGAGATGGACGACGGCACAATCCAGGGAAGAATGGTGATTGATTTACGTACCGTGCAGCGCACAGAGGAGTGA
- a CDS encoding mandelate racemase/muconate lactonizing enzyme family protein produces MKITGWRTLTTWHHWERPIGDVNGTIESGVTEVPILMLETDEGVTGIGLGGHADIERVFPAIEGEDPRAVTALYDRMLAWVFKSGHAGSTFGTIGVVDMALWDLKAKCAGEPLWRQLGARRGFVPGYASGLDYPLSLDALIALHQRFADRGFSAFKLKGGLDVEQDRERFAAVREVYLRNTPSPVMMLDVNESMNSKQAVRYINRLQETLDLSWIEEPVRRWDAAGHAAIRQQVTCAVATGENLTGIEQYLPLLKEQAVDVLQAGMCWGITHFLRVANLAQAFNLPVSPVGYNANPVAHAAAAVANHLSCEVQDLNFPLGLQVDQRIENGGILLGDEPGLGISIDETAIQSQHDKGSWTIAQGPHVRPERAGLRLTLQSPQREQ; encoded by the coding sequence ATGAAAATTACAGGCTGGCGTACGCTAACGACCTGGCATCACTGGGAGAGACCGATTGGTGATGTCAACGGCACCATTGAGTCCGGAGTGACCGAAGTGCCCATCCTGATGCTGGAAACAGACGAAGGGGTAACCGGCATCGGTCTGGGCGGACATGCCGACATCGAACGAGTCTTTCCGGCTATTGAAGGTGAAGATCCCCGTGCGGTAACGGCACTTTACGATCGCATGCTGGCCTGGGTTTTCAAAAGTGGTCACGCCGGTAGCACCTTTGGCACCATTGGCGTTGTCGACATGGCCTTATGGGATCTGAAAGCAAAGTGCGCGGGAGAACCGCTCTGGCGGCAGCTTGGCGCAAGACGTGGATTCGTTCCCGGCTATGCGTCCGGACTGGATTACCCACTTTCGCTGGATGCGCTGATTGCACTGCATCAACGTTTTGCCGATCGGGGATTCAGCGCGTTCAAACTCAAAGGTGGGCTGGACGTTGAGCAGGACCGGGAGCGCTTTGCGGCGGTCAGAGAGGTTTATCTGCGCAACACCCCTTCGCCGGTCATGATGCTGGATGTCAATGAATCAATGAACAGCAAACAGGCCGTCCGCTACATCAACCGTTTGCAGGAAACGTTGGATCTGAGCTGGATTGAGGAGCCTGTCCGTCGCTGGGATGCCGCCGGTCACGCCGCAATTCGCCAGCAGGTCACCTGCGCGGTGGCGACAGGAGAAAACCTGACAGGCATAGAACAGTACCTGCCGTTGCTGAAAGAACAGGCGGTCGATGTGCTACAGGCGGGGATGTGCTGGGGGATCACCCATTTTCTGCGCGTGGCGAATCTGGCACAGGCGTTTAACCTGCCGGTCAGCCCCGTCGGCTACAACGCTAACCCCGTCGCCCATGCCGCTGCCGCCGTCGCCAATCATCTGAGTTGTGAGGTGCAGGATCTGAATTTTCCGCTGGGTCTACAGGTAGATCAACGCATAGAAAATGGCGGCATCCTGCTGGGTGATGAGCCCGGACTCGGTATTTCCATTGATGAAACGGCAATTCAGTCACAACACGATAAGGGAAGCTGGACGATTGCCCAGGGCCCCCATGTCAGACCGGAACGAGCCGGGCTAAGGCTGACGCTCCAGTCACCACAACGCGAACAATAA
- a CDS encoding aldo/keto reductase translates to MKTVPLGHTGIQVPVLAMGAASLGSIYHPVSQLQANETVATALSHGVNYFDVAPYYGLTKAETALGAALKGVRRESYTLATKVGRYGDSLWDFSRDATLRSVEESLSRLGCDYIDVIQCHDIEYGDMTQLLDEALPTLRELRDSGVVRHIGITGYDLPLLERVACEQKVDTVMAYCTWTLQDRRLGAVAQRLNEAGIGVLNASPLSMGLLTRSGAPDWHPAHDDVQRVCRSVSELCDSYGVNIAQIALQFALTTAAEHGIASTVIGTASAENMLDNVRWSEQPLDPELLDNINALMAPVLNIGWDVLPGNGGKAQK, encoded by the coding sequence ATGAAAACCGTACCTCTGGGCCATACCGGCATTCAGGTGCCCGTTCTCGCGATGGGAGCGGCATCGCTGGGCAGCATCTATCACCCGGTGTCCCAACTGCAAGCCAATGAAACGGTCGCCACCGCGCTGAGTCATGGCGTGAACTACTTTGATGTTGCCCCTTATTACGGGCTCACGAAAGCCGAAACCGCATTAGGCGCCGCGCTCAAGGGCGTTCGTCGTGAAAGTTACACCCTCGCCACCAAGGTGGGCCGTTACGGTGACAGCCTTTGGGATTTCTCACGCGATGCCACCTTACGCAGCGTGGAAGAAAGTCTCTCCCGTCTGGGTTGTGATTACATTGATGTCATTCAGTGTCACGACATTGAATACGGCGATATGACGCAGTTGCTGGATGAGGCGCTGCCAACGCTTCGTGAACTCCGGGACAGTGGCGTGGTTCGCCACATTGGCATCACCGGATACGATCTGCCGCTACTCGAACGCGTCGCCTGCGAGCAGAAAGTCGATACCGTCATGGCCTATTGCACATGGACTTTACAGGACCGACGCCTGGGTGCTGTTGCGCAGCGGTTGAACGAAGCAGGGATTGGTGTCCTCAATGCGTCTCCTCTCTCAATGGGGCTGCTGACCCGTTCAGGTGCGCCGGACTGGCATCCGGCCCACGACGATGTCCAACGCGTCTGCCGCAGCGTGTCTGAACTGTGCGATAGCTACGGCGTCAACATTGCGCAGATTGCCCTCCAGTTTGCCCTGACGACCGCCGCGGAGCACGGTATTGCCTCCACCGTCATTGGGACAGCCAGCGCCGAAAATATGCTCGATAACGTCCGCTGGTCTGAGCAACCGCTCGATCCTGAACTGCTGGACAACATTAACGCGCTGATGGCACCGGTACTCAATATCGGCTGGGATGTGTTGCCAGGTAACGGAGGGAAAGCGCAGAAATGA
- a CDS encoding amidohydrolase family protein, with translation MRTLDSHLHLWDPCLLRYDWLGDLPTLNRAFLPQELARHAGAPDAAIVVQADCAAEHAIKEVNWLNQLADDSPIAVAGIVAWAPLECGSAVIPYLRQLRQLPRVVGIRRSLQNEALERFYSADYRAGLLAAVEEGFVIDMCVRAAQLPALFDLMTWLYDRVPEARVVLDHMGKPAITRNEWQEWAEGIKALAAFPNLACKLSGLPTEANWENWQPEQLKPWIQQAITTFGAQRCLFGGDWPVVELAGGYTRWRNCVTEAITSLSPEEINAIMADNARDIYLRKAKKG, from the coding sequence ATGAGAACGCTCGACAGTCATCTTCATCTCTGGGATCCGTGCTTGTTGCGCTATGACTGGCTTGGCGATCTGCCGACGTTAAACCGGGCTTTTTTGCCGCAGGAACTTGCCCGGCATGCCGGGGCCCCGGACGCGGCGATTGTGGTTCAGGCCGACTGCGCCGCCGAGCACGCCATCAAGGAAGTGAACTGGCTGAATCAACTGGCTGATGACAGTCCGATCGCCGTGGCAGGTATTGTCGCCTGGGCTCCTCTGGAGTGTGGCAGCGCCGTCATTCCTTATCTGCGCCAGTTACGACAGCTTCCGCGCGTGGTGGGCATCCGACGTTCCCTACAGAACGAAGCGCTGGAACGGTTCTACAGCGCAGACTATCGCGCCGGTTTACTGGCGGCGGTAGAAGAAGGCTTTGTCATTGATATGTGCGTCAGAGCGGCGCAACTCCCGGCCCTGTTCGATCTGATGACATGGCTCTATGACCGGGTGCCGGAGGCTCGCGTGGTTCTCGACCATATGGGCAAACCGGCCATCACTCGCAATGAATGGCAGGAATGGGCGGAAGGGATTAAGGCGCTGGCAGCCTTCCCCAACCTCGCCTGCAAGCTGTCTGGACTACCGACGGAGGCCAACTGGGAAAACTGGCAACCCGAACAACTGAAGCCCTGGATACAACAGGCTATCACCACATTTGGCGCGCAGCGCTGTTTATTTGGCGGTGACTGGCCGGTTGTTGAACTGGCCGGAGGCTACACCCGCTGGAGGAATTGCGTAACTGAAGCCATTACGTCTCTGTCGCCGGAGGAAATAAACGCAATAATGGCGGATAACGCCAGGGATATCTATCTGAGAAAAGCCAAAAAAGGTTAA